Proteins encoded in a region of the Euleptes europaea isolate rEulEur1 chromosome 3, rEulEur1.hap1, whole genome shotgun sequence genome:
- the LOC130474523 gene encoding histone H3 produces MARTKQTARKSTGGKAPRKQLATKAARKSAPATGGVKKPHRYRPGTVALREIRRYQKSTELLIRKLPFQRLVREIAQDFKTDLRFQSSAVMALQEASEAYLVGLFEDTNLCAIHAKRVTIMPKDIQLARRIRGERA; encoded by the coding sequence ATGGCTCGCACGAAGCAGACGGCTCGCAAGTCGACGGGCGGCAAGGCGCCCCGCAAGCAGCTGGCCACGAAGGCGGCCCGCAAGAGCGCGCCGGCCACGGGGGGCGTGAAGAAGCCGCACCGCTACCGGCCGGGCACGGTGGCGCTGCGCGAGATCCGGCGCTACCAGAAGTCGACGGAGCTGCTGATCCGCAAGCTGCCCTTCCAGCGCCTGGTGCGCGAGATCGCGCAGGACTTCAAGACCGACCTGCGCTTCCAGAGCTCGGCCGTGATGGCGCTGCAGGAGGCCAGCGAGGCCTACCTGGTGGGGCTCTTCGAGGACACCAACCTGTGCGCCATCCACGCCAAGCGCGTCACCATCAtgcccaaggacatccagctgGCGCGGCGCATCCGCGGGGAGAGGGCTTGA
- the LOC130475724 gene encoding histone H1-like yields the protein MSETAPAVAAAAAASAAPAPASKAPAKKAKKAGPAKARKASGPSVTELITKAVGASKERKGVSLAALKKALAAEGYDVEKNNSRIKLGLKSLVGKGTLVHTKGIGASGSFKLGKKPGEGKEKPPKKRQPPPVKAKKPVAKKAAGAVKKPKKAAAAAKKSPKKPKKPAAAAKKAAKSPKKAKPVKPKKVAKSPAKAKAVKPKTAKAKPAKSKAAKAKKAAPKKK from the coding sequence ATGTCCGAAACGGCCCCCGctgtggccgccgccgccgccgcctccgccgcgccCGCCCCGGCCTCCAAGGCGCCGGCCAAGAAGGCGAAGAAGGCGGGGCCCGCCAAGGCGCGCAAGGCGTCGGGCCCCAGCGTCACCGAGCTCATCACCAAGGCGGTGGGCGCTTCCAAGGAGCGCAAAGGCGTCTCCCTGGCGGCCCTGAAGAAGGCCCTGGCGGCCGAGGGCTACGACGTGGAGAAGAACAACAGCCGCATCAAGCTGGGGCTGAAGAGCCTGGTGGGCAAAGGCACCCTGGTGCACACCAAGGGCATCGGCGCCTCCGGCTCCTTCAAGCTGGGCAAGAAGCCCGGCGAAGGGAAGGAGAAGCCCCCCAAGAAGAGGCAGCCGCCGCCCGTCAAGGCCAAGAAGCCCGTGGCCAAGAAAGCCGCCGGCGCCGTGAAGAAGCCCAagaaagccgccgccgccgccaaaaAGAGCCCCAAGAAGCCCAAgaagccggcggcggcggccaagaAGGCGGCCAAGAGCCCCAAGAAGGCGAAGCCCGTCAAGCCCAAGAAGGTCGCCAAAAGCCCGGCGAAAGCGAAGGCGGTGAAGCCCAAGACCGCCAAAGCCAAGCCCGCCAAGTCCAAGGCGGCGAAGG